A genome region from Pseudomonas sp. S06B 330 includes the following:
- the gatB gene encoding Asp-tRNA(Asn)/Glu-tRNA(Gln) amidotransferase subunit GatB: MQWEVVIGLEIHTQLATQSKIFSGSATTFGSEPNTQASLIDLGMPGVLPVLNQEAVRMACMFGLAIDAEIGHHNVFARKNYFYPDLPKGYQISQMELPIVGKGHLDIALEDGTVKRIGITRAHLEEDAGKSLHEDFSGSTGIDLNRAGTPLLEIVSEPEMRSAKEAVAYVKAIHALVRYLGICDGNMAEGSLRCDCNVSIRPKGQTEFGTRCEIKNVNSFRFIERAINSEVQRQIELIEDGGKVIQETRLYDPNKDETRSMRSKEEANDYRYFPDPDLLPVVIEGAYLDSIRTTLPELPPQKRERFQSQFGLSAYDANVLASSREQADYFEQVVAVCGDAKLAANWVMVELGSLLNKLGLEIDQAPVTAAQLGGMLKRILDNTISGKIAKVVFEKMAAGEGDADQIIEAEGLKQVTDSGAIEKVLDEMLAANAEQVEQYRAADEAKRGKMFGFFVGQAMKASKGKANPQQVNQLLKSKLEG, translated from the coding sequence ATGCAATGGGAAGTTGTCATTGGGCTGGAGATTCACACCCAGCTCGCCACCCAGTCGAAGATTTTCTCCGGCAGCGCCACCACCTTCGGTTCCGAGCCGAACACCCAGGCCAGCCTGATCGACCTGGGCATGCCCGGCGTACTGCCGGTGCTCAACCAGGAAGCGGTGCGTATGGCCTGCATGTTCGGTCTGGCGATTGACGCCGAGATCGGTCATCACAACGTTTTCGCGCGCAAGAACTACTTCTACCCCGACCTGCCCAAAGGTTATCAGATCAGCCAGATGGAGCTGCCGATCGTCGGCAAGGGCCACCTGGACATCGCTCTGGAAGACGGTACAGTCAAGCGCATCGGCATCACCCGTGCGCACCTTGAAGAAGACGCCGGCAAGAGCCTGCACGAAGACTTCAGCGGCTCCACCGGGATCGACCTGAACCGTGCTGGCACCCCGCTGCTGGAAATCGTTTCCGAACCGGAAATGCGCAGCGCCAAGGAAGCCGTAGCCTACGTCAAGGCCATCCATGCCCTGGTGCGTTACCTGGGCATCTGCGACGGCAACATGGCCGAAGGCTCGCTGCGCTGTGACTGTAACGTCTCGATTCGCCCGAAAGGCCAGACCGAGTTCGGCACTCGCTGCGAGATCAAGAACGTCAACTCGTTCCGTTTCATCGAGCGGGCGATCAACAGCGAAGTGCAGCGCCAGATCGAACTGATCGAAGACGGTGGCAAGGTCATCCAGGAAACCCGCCTGTACGACCCGAACAAAGACGAAACGCGTTCGATGCGCAGCAAAGAGGAAGCCAACGACTACCGTTACTTCCCCGACCCAGACCTGCTGCCCGTGGTCATCGAGGGCGCCTACCTCGACAGCATTCGCACCACCCTGCCGGAACTGCCACCGCAAAAACGCGAGCGCTTCCAGAGCCAGTTCGGCCTGTCGGCCTACGACGCCAACGTACTGGCTTCGAGCCGTGAGCAAGCCGACTACTTCGAACAGGTCGTGGCCGTATGTGGTGACGCCAAGCTGGCCGCCAACTGGGTCATGGTCGAATTGGGCAGCCTACTCAACAAGCTCGGCCTGGAAATCGACCAGGCACCGGTGACTGCCGCGCAACTGGGCGGCATGCTCAAGCGCATCCTCGACAACACCATCAGTGGCAAGATCGCCAAAGTGGTGTTTGAGAAAATGGCCGCCGGTGAAGGTGACGCTGACCAGATCATCGAGGCCGAAGGCCTGAAACAGGTGACTGACAGCGGCGCAATCGAGAAGGTCCTGGACGAAATGCTCGCGGCCAACGCCGAGCAGGTCGAGCAGTACCGCGCCGCCGATGAAGCCAAGCGCGGCAAGATGTTTGGCTTCTTCGTTGGTCAGGCCATGAAAGCTTCCAAGGGCAAGGCCAACCCGCAGCAAGTGAACCAATTGCTCAAGAGCAAGCTCGAAGGGTAA
- the gatA gene encoding Asp-tRNA(Asn)/Glu-tRNA(Gln) amidotransferase subunit GatA, producing the protein MHQLTLAEIARGLADKSFSSEELTRSLLARINQLDPQLNSFISVTEELAISQARAADARRAAGESGPLLGAPIAHKDLFCTQGIRTSCGSKMLDNFKAPYDATVVSKLADAGTVTLGKTNMDEFAMGSANESSHYGPVKNPWNLEHVPGGSSGGSAAAVAARLLPATTGTDTGGSIRQPAALTNLTGLKPTYGRVSRWGMIAYASSLDQGGPLARTAEDCALLLQGMAGFDAKDSTCIDEPVPDYSASLNGSLEGLRIGLPKEYFGAGLDPRIADLVQASVKELEKLGAVVKEISLPNMQHAIPAYYVIAPAEASSNLSRFDGVRFGYRCENPVDLTDLYKRSRGEGFGAEVQRRIMVGAYALSAGYYDAYYLQAQKIRRLIKNDFMAAFNDVDVILGPTTPNLAWKIGAKNNDPVAAYLEDVYTITANLAGLPGLSMPAGFVDGLPVGVQLLAPYFQEGRLLNVAHRYQQVTDWHTRAPNGF; encoded by the coding sequence ATGCATCAATTGACCCTGGCCGAGATCGCCCGCGGACTCGCCGACAAGAGCTTCTCCTCCGAAGAGCTGACCCGCAGCCTGCTGGCGCGGATCAATCAGCTTGACCCGCAACTCAACAGCTTCATCAGTGTCACCGAAGAGCTGGCCATCAGCCAGGCCCGCGCCGCAGACGCCCGTCGCGCCGCCGGTGAGAGCGGCCCCCTGCTCGGCGCCCCGATCGCCCACAAGGACCTGTTCTGCACCCAGGGCATTCGCACCAGCTGCGGCTCGAAGATGCTCGACAACTTCAAGGCGCCTTACGACGCGACCGTGGTCAGCAAGCTGGCCGACGCCGGCACGGTGACCCTGGGCAAGACCAACATGGACGAATTCGCCATGGGTTCGGCCAACGAATCCAGCCACTACGGCCCGGTGAAGAACCCGTGGAATCTGGAGCACGTACCCGGCGGCTCGTCCGGCGGTTCGGCAGCGGCCGTGGCCGCGCGCCTGCTGCCGGCGACCACCGGCACCGACACTGGCGGTTCGATCCGCCAGCCGGCGGCGCTGACCAACCTCACCGGCCTGAAACCGACGTACGGTCGTGTTTCGCGCTGGGGCATGATTGCCTACGCCTCGAGCCTCGACCAGGGCGGCCCACTGGCGCGCACTGCAGAAGACTGCGCGCTGCTGCTGCAAGGTATGGCCGGTTTCGACGCCAAAGACTCCACCTGCATCGATGAGCCAGTCCCGGATTACAGCGCCAGCCTCAATGGTTCGCTCGAAGGCCTGCGCATCGGCCTGCCGAAGGAATACTTCGGTGCCGGCCTGGACCCACGCATTGCCGACCTGGTCCAGGCCAGCGTCAAAGAGCTGGAAAAGCTCGGTGCGGTGGTCAAGGAAATCAGCCTGCCGAACATGCAGCACGCCATTCCAGCCTACTACGTCATCGCCCCGGCGGAAGCCTCGTCCAACCTGTCGCGTTTCGACGGCGTGCGTTTCGGCTACCGTTGCGAGAACCCGGTGGACCTCACCGACCTGTACAAGCGCTCCCGTGGCGAAGGCTTCGGTGCTGAAGTACAGCGTCGCATCATGGTCGGTGCCTACGCCCTCTCGGCCGGTTACTACGACGCCTACTACCTGCAAGCGCAGAAGATCCGTCGCCTGATCAAGAATGACTTCATGGCAGCGTTCAACGACGTCGACGTGATTCTCGGCCCAACCACGCCAAACCTGGCCTGGAAGATCGGCGCCAAGAACAACGACCCGGTCGCTGCGTACCTGGAAGACGTGTACACCATTACCGCCAACCTCGCTGGCTTGCCAGGCCTGTCGATGCCGGCCGGTTTTGTCGACGGTCTGCCGGTTGGCGTGCAACTGCTGGCCCCGTATTTCCAGGAAGGCCGCCTGCTCAACGTCGCGCACCGCTATCAGCAAGTTACTGATTGGCACACTCGCGCACCTAACGGCTTCTGA
- a CDS encoding AEC family transporter, translated as MLALFLQTLNITAPVFAMLFMGVLLKRINAINDGFIHTASALVFNVCMPALLFLGIYHADLTTAVQPGLLLYFAIATLIGFALAWGIAIWRCPRPDRGIYTQGAFRGNNGVIGLALAASMYGDQGISLGAVLAGLVILLYNSLSVVVLAVYSPSAKSDPWSICKSILRNPLIISVLLAAALAYGHVALPNWLLTSGDYLAQMTLPLALICIGGTLSLASLRQSGNLAVSVSLLKMVWLPVLATLGAWLVGYRGAELGILFLYFGSPTAAASYVMARSTHGNHELAAAIIVITTLMAAITTNIGIFFLQWGGWI; from the coding sequence ATGCTCGCCCTTTTTCTTCAGACCCTGAACATCACGGCGCCAGTCTTTGCCATGCTGTTCATGGGCGTGCTGCTTAAACGCATCAATGCGATCAACGACGGTTTCATTCATACCGCTTCGGCACTGGTGTTCAACGTTTGTATGCCGGCGCTGCTGTTCCTGGGTATCTACCACGCTGACCTGACAACGGCAGTGCAGCCTGGGCTGCTGCTGTACTTTGCCATCGCCACCCTGATCGGCTTCGCTCTGGCCTGGGGGATCGCGATCTGGCGCTGCCCGCGGCCAGACCGCGGGATCTATACCCAAGGCGCGTTTCGCGGCAACAACGGGGTGATCGGCCTGGCGCTGGCCGCCAGCATGTATGGCGATCAAGGGATCTCCTTGGGTGCGGTCCTCGCCGGGCTGGTGATTTTGCTCTACAACTCGCTGTCAGTGGTGGTGCTGGCCGTTTACAGCCCAAGCGCCAAGTCCGACCCGTGGAGTATCTGCAAGAGCATCCTGCGCAATCCGCTGATCATCAGCGTGCTGCTTGCCGCTGCCTTGGCTTACGGGCACGTGGCCTTGCCGAACTGGCTGCTGACTTCCGGTGATTACCTAGCGCAGATGACCCTGCCACTGGCTCTGATTTGTATCGGCGGCACCTTGTCACTGGCGTCGTTACGCCAAAGCGGTAACCTGGCCGTGAGCGTCAGCCTGCTGAAAATGGTCTGGTTACCCGTGTTGGCTACGCTTGGCGCCTGGCTGGTGGGCTACCGTGGCGCTGAGCTGGGTATCCTCTTCCTCTACTTCGGCAGCCCGACGGCAGCTGCTAGCTATGTGATGGCCAGGTCTACCCATGGCAACCACGAACTGGCCGCGGCAATCATCGTCATTACCACCCTGATGGCTGCCATTACCACCAATATCGGCATCTTTTTCTTGCAGTGGGGCGGCTGGATCTAG
- a CDS encoding amino acid permease: MQDEITPERLHRGLKNRHIQLIALGGAIGTGLFLGIAQTIQLAGPSVLLGYAIAGLIAFFIMRQLGEMVVEEPVSGTFSHFAHRYWSEFAGFMSGWNYWVLYVLVGMAELTAVGIYIQYWWPGFPTWATAAIFFVIINLINLSQVKVYGEMEFWFALIKVVAIVSMIAFGGYLLISGNGGPDASVANLWQYGGFFPNGISGLMMALAVIMFSFGGLELVGITAAEADNPKYSIPRATNQVIYRILIFYIGALAVLLSLYPWQKVVQGGSPFVMIFHALDSNLVATLLNLVVLTAALSVYNSCVYCNSRMLFGLAIQGDAPKRLLKVNVRGVPLAALGVSALATGLCVLINYFMPAEAFGLLMALVVSSLVINWGIISITHLKFRRAKQAAGESTFYQSWGYPLTNYVCLAFLALILVIMYLAPGIRISVLLIPLWLAVLGVAFWLKKKGHKAAVTAD; the protein is encoded by the coding sequence ATGCAAGACGAGATCACCCCAGAGCGGTTACACCGCGGTCTGAAGAATCGCCATATCCAGTTGATTGCGCTGGGTGGCGCGATCGGCACCGGTCTGTTTCTCGGCATTGCCCAAACCATCCAGCTGGCTGGGCCTTCGGTATTGTTGGGCTATGCAATTGCTGGCCTGATCGCCTTTTTCATCATGCGCCAACTCGGTGAGATGGTAGTCGAAGAACCGGTTTCGGGTACCTTCAGTCATTTCGCTCACCGCTACTGGAGCGAGTTTGCAGGCTTCATGTCGGGCTGGAACTACTGGGTGCTGTACGTGCTGGTCGGCATGGCCGAGCTGACCGCCGTGGGGATTTATATCCAGTACTGGTGGCCAGGCTTTCCGACGTGGGCTACGGCGGCGATCTTCTTCGTCATCATTAACCTGATCAACTTGAGTCAGGTGAAAGTCTACGGCGAGATGGAGTTCTGGTTTGCCCTGATCAAGGTGGTGGCTATCGTCAGCATGATTGCCTTTGGTGGCTACCTGTTGATCAGTGGCAACGGCGGTCCGGATGCCAGCGTGGCCAACCTGTGGCAGTACGGTGGCTTCTTCCCCAATGGCATCAGCGGCCTGATGATGGCACTGGCAGTGATCATGTTTTCCTTTGGTGGTCTGGAGCTGGTGGGGATTACCGCCGCTGAAGCCGACAATCCCAAGTACAGCATTCCACGGGCGACCAATCAGGTGATCTATCGCATCCTGATTTTCTACATCGGTGCCCTGGCCGTGCTGTTGTCGCTGTACCCGTGGCAAAAAGTAGTGCAGGGCGGCAGCCCCTTCGTGATGATTTTCCATGCCCTGGACAGCAACCTGGTGGCGACCCTGCTCAACCTGGTGGTGTTGACCGCGGCCTTGTCGGTGTACAACAGCTGCGTGTACTGCAACAGCCGCATGCTGTTCGGCCTGGCAATTCAGGGGGATGCGCCTAAGCGCCTGCTCAAGGTCAATGTTCGCGGGGTACCGTTGGCGGCCTTGGGCGTCTCGGCCCTGGCGACCGGATTGTGCGTACTGATCAACTACTTCATGCCAGCTGAAGCCTTTGGTCTGCTGATGGCGCTGGTGGTGTCGTCGCTGGTGATCAACTGGGGCATCATCAGCATCACCCACCTGAAGTTCCGCCGCGCCAAGCAGGCAGCCGGCGAGAGCACGTTCTACCAGAGCTGGGGCTATCCGCTGACCAACTATGTCTGTCTGGCCTTCCTCGCCCTGATCCTGGTGATCATGTATCTGGCGCCCGGTATCCGTATTTCGGTGCTGTTGATTCCGCTGTGGCTGGCGGTATTGGGCGTGGCCTTCTGGTTGAAGAAAAAGGGCCACAAGGCCGCCGTCACTGCCGACTGA
- the gatC gene encoding Asp-tRNA(Asn)/Glu-tRNA(Gln) amidotransferase subunit GatC — MALERCDVEKIAHLARLGLNEADLPRTTDALNSILGLVDQMQAVDTTGIEPLAHPLEANQRLRADVVTESNHRDSYQAIAPSTEDGLYLVPKVIE; from the coding sequence ATGGCGCTTGAACGCTGCGACGTGGAAAAGATCGCTCATTTGGCCCGACTGGGCCTGAATGAAGCCGATCTGCCACGCACTACCGATGCCTTGAACAGTATTCTGGGACTGGTCGACCAGATGCAAGCAGTCGACACCACTGGCATCGAGCCACTGGCGCACCCACTGGAAGCCAATCAGCGCCTGCGCGCCGATGTGGTAACAGAAAGTAACCATCGAGACAGCTACCAGGCCATCGCCCCGTCGACGGAAGACGGCCTGTACCTGGTTCCGAAAGTCATCGAGTAA
- a CDS encoding septal ring lytic transglycosylase RlpA family protein translates to MWRPLSALALFSLLAGCASHDIDPRGYDKSGTASYYGSRHHGKRTASGEPFNKNALTAAHRSLPFGTRVKVTNLNNERSVVVRINDRGPHTRGRLIDLSQAAAEKLGMIRSGTARVRVQSLSD, encoded by the coding sequence ATGTGGCGTCCCCTCAGCGCACTCGCGCTTTTTAGCCTGTTGGCCGGCTGCGCCAGCCACGACATCGACCCCCGCGGTTACGACAAATCCGGCACCGCCTCCTATTACGGCTCCCGTCACCACGGCAAACGCACCGCCAGTGGCGAGCCCTTCAACAAAAACGCCCTAACGGCCGCCCACCGCAGCCTGCCCTTCGGCACACGGGTCAAGGTCACCAACCTGAACAACGAACGCAGCGTGGTCGTGCGCATCAACGACCGCGGCCCACACACACGTGGCCGGTTGATTGATCTATCACAGGCCGCAGCAGAAAAACTCGGCATGATCCGTAGCGGAACCGCACGCGTACGGGTACAAAGTCTCAGCGACTGA
- the mreB gene encoding rod shape-determining protein MreB codes for MFKKLRGMFSSDLSIDLGTANTLIYVRERGIVLNEPSVVAIRTHGNQKSVVAVGTEAKRMLGRTPGNIAAIRPMKDGVIADFSVCEKMLQYFINKVHENSFLQPSPRVLICVPCKSTQVERRAIRESALGAGAREVFLIEEPMAAAIGAGLPVEEARGSMVVDIGGGTTEIALISLNGVVYAESVRVGGDRFDEAIVTYVRRNYGSLIGESTAERIKQEIGTAYPGGEVREVDVRGRNLAEGVPRAFTLNSNEVLEALQESLATIVQAVKSALEQSPPELASDIAERGLVLTGGGALLRDLDKLLAQETGLPVIVAEDPLTCVARGGGRALEMMDKHTMDLLSSE; via the coding sequence ATGTTCAAGAAACTGCGTGGCATGTTTTCCAGCGATCTTTCCATCGACCTGGGCACTGCCAACACCCTTATTTACGTGCGTGAGCGCGGTATCGTCCTGAATGAGCCTTCCGTTGTGGCCATTCGTACTCACGGCAACCAGAAAAGTGTCGTCGCGGTAGGTACCGAAGCCAAGCGCATGCTGGGCCGTACGCCCGGCAACATTGCTGCCATTCGTCCGATGAAAGACGGCGTGATCGCCGACTTCAGCGTTTGCGAAAAAATGCTGCAGTACTTCATCAACAAGGTTCACGAGAACAGCTTCCTGCAGCCAAGCCCGCGGGTACTGATCTGCGTGCCGTGCAAATCGACCCAGGTCGAGCGTCGCGCCATTCGTGAGTCGGCGCTGGGCGCCGGTGCTCGCGAGGTATTCCTGATCGAGGAGCCAATGGCGGCCGCTATCGGTGCCGGTCTGCCGGTCGAGGAAGCCCGTGGTTCGATGGTCGTCGATATCGGTGGTGGTACCACTGAAATCGCGCTGATCTCCCTCAACGGTGTGGTTTATGCCGAATCCGTACGTGTGGGTGGTGACCGCTTCGACGAAGCGATCGTGACCTACGTGCGTCGTAACTACGGCAGCCTGATCGGCGAATCTACCGCTGAGCGCATCAAGCAGGAAATCGGTACCGCCTATCCGGGTGGCGAAGTGCGTGAAGTGGATGTTCGCGGCCGTAACCTGGCCGAGGGCGTGCCACGTGCTTTCACCCTCAACTCCAACGAAGTGCTTGAAGCACTGCAGGAGTCGCTGGCGACCATCGTTCAGGCCGTCAAAAGCGCCCTGGAGCAATCGCCTCCAGAGCTGGCCTCGGACATCGCCGAGCGTGGATTGGTGCTGACCGGTGGTGGCGCCTTGCTGCGCGACCTGGACAAGCTGCTGGCCCAGGAAACCGGCCTGCCGGTCATCGTCGCCGAAGACCCGCTGACCTGTGTTGCCCGTGGTGGCGGTCGCGCCCTGGAAATGATGGACAAACACACCATGGACCTGCTCTCCAGCGAGTAA
- a CDS encoding calcium/sodium antiporter — translation MLIAGAELLVRAALRIAASLHVRPLIIGLSLVAFGSSAPQLTVSLQAAYTGAPDVAVGSVIGSNIFNILVTLGLAALIIPLRVSRQLVRLDIPLMIGASMLVYLLALNEMLGRLEGALLLAGLLGYLAMLWHQSRHYARTYPSPGPRPQRGGTFWVTSVLLMLTGLGLLSLAGHLLLEAAVEVALDLGLSERVIGLTVVAVCTSLPEMATSLIAALRGEREIAVGNVIGSNLFNLLAVLGLTALIAPEPLSISPNALDFDLPVMLGVAVLSLPVFYSGYRVTRAEGLVFLGLYLAYGLHVVAFTTGMPLATRLEKLMLFYALPALGVLLLYTTLRAWRRQH, via the coding sequence CTGCTCATCGCTGGCGCCGAACTGCTGGTACGCGCGGCCCTGCGCATCGCTGCCAGCCTGCACGTGCGCCCGCTGATCATCGGCTTGAGCCTGGTGGCCTTCGGCAGCAGTGCACCACAACTGACGGTCAGCCTGCAGGCCGCCTATACCGGTGCACCGGACGTAGCCGTAGGCAGCGTGATCGGCAGCAACATCTTCAACATCCTGGTCACTCTGGGCCTGGCCGCCTTGATTATTCCGCTGCGCGTCTCACGGCAATTGGTGCGCCTGGACATCCCGCTGATGATCGGCGCCAGCATGCTGGTCTACCTGCTAGCGCTCAATGAAATGCTCGGACGCCTGGAAGGCGCCCTATTACTGGCCGGCCTTTTGGGCTATCTGGCGATGCTCTGGCATCAATCGCGTCACTATGCCCGCACCTACCCCAGCCCCGGCCCGCGCCCGCAACGCGGTGGCACGTTCTGGGTCACCAGTGTGCTGTTGATGCTCACCGGCCTCGGCCTGTTGAGCCTTGCCGGCCATCTGTTGCTGGAGGCCGCTGTCGAAGTGGCGCTGGACCTGGGCTTGTCTGAACGGGTCATCGGCCTGACCGTGGTGGCGGTCTGTACCTCACTGCCGGAAATGGCCACCTCACTGATTGCTGCCCTACGCGGTGAACGCGAGATCGCCGTGGGTAACGTCATCGGCAGCAACCTGTTCAACTTGCTCGCTGTGCTCGGCCTGACCGCCCTGATCGCTCCCGAGCCGCTGTCGATCTCGCCCAACGCCTTGGACTTTGACCTGCCGGTAATGCTTGGCGTCGCCGTTTTGAGTCTGCCGGTGTTCTACTCAGGCTACCGCGTAACCCGCGCCGAAGGTCTGGTGTTTCTAGGCTTGTACCTGGCTTATGGTCTGCACGTGGTGGCTTTCACCACCGGCATGCCGCTGGCTACCCGCCTGGAAAAACTGATGCTGTTCTATGCACTGCCAGCGCTTGGGGTGTTGCTGCTGTATACCACCCTGCGCGCCTGGCGCCGCCAACACTAA
- a CDS encoding carboxymuconolactone decarboxylase family protein: MGDSNKTGEQVRRQVMGDAFVDRALGNATEFTQPLQDFVNEHAWGSVWSREGLPLKTRSLITLAALTALKCPQELKGHVRGALNNGCSVDEIREALLHCAVYAGVPAAIDAFRAAQEVIDSYQQG, from the coding sequence ATGGGCGATAGCAACAAAACCGGCGAACAGGTTCGCCGCCAAGTGATGGGTGATGCCTTTGTCGACCGCGCACTGGGCAATGCCACCGAGTTCACTCAACCCCTGCAGGACTTCGTCAACGAGCACGCCTGGGGCAGTGTCTGGAGCCGTGAAGGCTTGCCGCTGAAAACCCGCAGCCTGATCACTCTCGCAGCGCTAACCGCACTCAAGTGCCCCCAGGAGCTCAAGGGCCACGTGCGTGGCGCCTTGAACAACGGCTGCAGTGTCGACGAGATTCGCGAAGCGCTCTTGCATTGCGCGGTGTACGCCGGTGTCCCGGCGGCGATCGATGCGTTTCGCGCCGCCCAGGAAGTGATCGACAGCTACCAGCAAGGCTGA
- the mreC gene encoding rod shape-determining protein MreC, translating into MKPLFAKGPSLGVRLLVLVVLSITLMVVDARFPLLKPVRSQMGLVLMESYQVTDLPQKLWQGIASQFGSRTELIAENEKLKTEALLMQGRVQKLAALTEQNVRLRELLNSSALVNEKVEVAELIGVDPNPFTHRILINKGERDGVVLGQPVLDARGLMGQVVELMPYTARVLLLTDTTHSIPVQVNRNGLRAIASGTGNPERLELRHVADTADIKEGDLLVSSGLGQRFPAGYPVATVKEVIHDSGQPFAIVRAIPTAALNRSRYLLLVFTDSRTPEQRATDAAMAQEAADRQGLPGSTAEAAQVGAPAVGPTPAAGAAPVTPQSPAQAPAAPPAAAPAAPSATPAAAAPPSRERH; encoded by the coding sequence ATTAAACCGCTTTTCGCCAAGGGCCCTTCGCTGGGCGTGCGCCTGCTCGTGCTGGTTGTACTGTCGATCACCCTCATGGTGGTTGATGCGCGCTTTCCCCTGCTCAAACCGGTACGCAGCCAGATGGGGCTGGTGCTGATGGAGTCCTATCAAGTCACCGACTTGCCGCAGAAGCTGTGGCAGGGCATCGCCAGCCAGTTTGGCAGTCGTACCGAGCTGATCGCCGAGAACGAAAAACTCAAGACCGAAGCGTTGCTGATGCAAGGCCGCGTGCAGAAGCTTGCCGCCCTGACCGAGCAAAACGTGCGCCTGCGCGAGCTGCTCAATTCGTCGGCATTGGTCAATGAGAAGGTCGAGGTGGCCGAACTCATCGGTGTTGACCCCAATCCGTTCACCCATCGCATCCTGATCAACAAGGGCGAGCGCGATGGCGTGGTCCTCGGCCAGCCGGTGCTCGATGCCCGCGGCCTGATGGGCCAGGTGGTCGAGTTGATGCCTTACACCGCGCGGGTCTTGTTGCTGACTGACACCACCCACAGCATTCCGGTGCAGGTTAACCGTAACGGCTTGCGGGCGATTGCCAGCGGTACCGGTAATCCCGAGCGCCTGGAACTGCGTCATGTTGCCGATACCGCCGACATCAAGGAAGGCGACCTGTTGGTCAGTTCGGGCCTGGGGCAGCGCTTTCCGGCCGGTTATCCGGTAGCCACGGTAAAAGAAGTGATTCACGACTCCGGTCAGCCGTTTGCTATTGTCCGGGCGATTCCGACGGCCGCACTCAATCGCAGCCGCTACCTGTTGCTGGTGTTTACCGACAGCCGCACGCCCGAGCAACGTGCCACCGATGCGGCCATGGCGCAGGAAGCTGCTGATCGTCAGGGCTTGCCGGGCAGCACTGCTGAGGCGGCTCAGGTGGGTGCACCTGCAGTTGGCCCCACGCCAGCGGCCGGTGCTGCTCCGGTGACACCGCAAAGTCCTGCTCAAGCGCCTGCCGCACCGCCCGCCGCTGCACCGGCTGCCCCCTCGGCGACCCCGGCTGCTGCCGCGCCCCCTTCCCGGGAGAGACACTGA